acatctcaacattcacaaatatacatttctgacattcaaaaacaaaacaaaaacaaatcagtgaccaatatagccacctttctttgcaaggacactcaaaagcctgccatccatggattctgtcagtgttttgatctgttcaccatcaacattgcgtgcagcagcaaccacagcctcccagacactgttcagagaggtgtactgttttccctccttgtatatctcacatttgatgatggaccacaggttctcaatggggttcagatcaggtgaacaaggaggccatgtcattaaattttcttcttttataccctttcttgccagccacgctgtggagtacttggacgcgtgtgatggagcattgtcctgcatgaaaatcatgtttttcttgaaggatgcagacttcttcctgtaccactgcttgaagaaggtgtcttccagaaactggcagtaggactgggagttgagcttgactccatcctcaacccgaaaaggccccacaagctcatctttgatgataccagcccaaaccagtactccacctccaccttgctggcgtctgagtcggactggagctctctgccctttaccaatccagccacgggcccatccatctggcccattaagactcactctcatttcatcagtccataaaaccttagaaaaatcagtcttgagatatttcttggcccagtcttgacgtttcagcttgtgtgtcttgttcagtggtggtcgtctttcagcctttcttaccttggccatgtctctgagtattgcacaccttgtgcttttgggcactccagtgatgttgcagctctgaaatatggccaaactggtggcaagtggcatcttggcagctgcacgcttgacttttctcagttcatgggcagttattttgcgccttggtttttccacacgcttcttgcgaccctgttgactattttgaatgaaacgcttgattgttcgatgatcacgcttcagaagctttgcaattttaagagtgctgcatccctctgcaagatatcttactatttttgacttttctgagcctgtcaagtccttcttttgacccattttgccaaaggaaaggaagttgcctaataattatgcacacctaatatagggtgttgatgtcattagaccacaccccttcgcattacagagatgcacatcacctaatatgcttaattggtagtaggctttcgagcctatacagcttggagtaagacaacatgcataaagaggatgatgtggtcaaaatactcatttgcctaataattctgcactccctgtatatatatgtatagattatacttacctgctcccccgtGTCGCTCCAGATCCCTGCATGCTtgcgctgcatctccccatcgcttGGATCAAAACATGCCCCCCTTGAGGCTGGTCAGCGTTGTGGCCTCCTATATTGGATGCACCCCCCGTGCGCTGGTTGCTTTGATCCGAGCGATGGTCAATGCAGCGGCGACTGTGCAGCCATCTGGAGCGACAGGGGTGCCCggttgcaggtaagtataatccatacaaggagCCCAGGCATTGAGAGTAATATTTTAGATATCAGAAAAcccccttaaatatcagaaataagggtctgtatatgacattacttaattctcttaggatacactggtgtatgccatctggacccAGCGATTTGTCTTTATGTGAACGTAAAAATGAccgtttgtcagcagcacatcctctCAGTTAAGCAGGAGAAATGCTGCTGACAATTATGTGAACCATATGAGGAACTACGATCATTATGAATGTACCATGTAAACTGAAGGAAGTAAGCAAATTGTTATATAGTTTATCTATGTTTGCTATGGGCAGATTATCTGCTTGTGTAAATGGACCCTCAGTGAGAACTGAACTTCTGCTCCATCAAGGGTCCCCTGACAATAAGTTGACCACAAGGTCTTCTTCTACCAGAACTCAACACGATCAGTTGTAATTTGTGAAGGAACCTGGCAGAAAGTGTTCAGTTCCCCTACAACACCACCACAGGGGAGATTATGTATTATACCATTTCCACTGAACTCAATGGTATGTCTGTGTGCTCAGAAATGTAGGATCATCTGGAGTGAAATATTCAATTTATATCCGCTTTCTGCTCCTCCTGATTGGTGACAATCATAAATGGAGAACCCTAGCCTTCTATTACCTCAAAATtaactaatatatttttttctatatgtcTCCTAGCTGCCAGAAACTGCAAAGAAATacgatatcagggggcagtactcaGTGACTGGTACACCATATACCCAGATGGCAGCCAACCCCTGAAGGTCCTGTGTGATATGGACACAGATGGTGGAGGATGGATTGTAAGTATATACAACACATGAAGGGGAAGTCGCAAGGAGATAATTTATTAGGAAAATTTGAATCCATTGGGACCATATCCTCTCCTATGGAATTTAAGCTTTAGTTTAGAGGGGCTACAAttacaattttttctttttctttactttCGTGTAGTTTCTGGGATAGTAGTAGCCTTTTTGTAAATTATATTGTTTAGACCAGGACTATTCCTTTATTTAAGTTAACCACAAGCAGTAGGCATGTCTCAATAATCTGATCTTCTCTTGCCTTTAGGTAATACAGAGACGTTGGGATGGGTCAGTAGACTTCTTCCGCACTTGGGATGCTTATAAGAAAGGCTTTGGAAGTCGGCTAAGTGAATTTTGGCTGGGAAATGAAAATATTCATCAAATAACGTCAACAGGTAATGAGAAAACTGTAAATCATCtccttattaatttttttcttctagTTGCTGGACCCTTTACTATGTATCCAAAGTTGAAGGCTGTTGCTTGCTTGTTATGGACTAGTTgaccatattctgcagcgctttacagatattagtgtcacgctgtccccaatggagctcacaatctaagttaccCATCAGGATGTCTTTGTGGGAGAACACTGGAGTATCTGgaagaaacccatgcaaacacagggagaacatacaaactccatgcagatgttgtccttggttggattcgaacctagCACTGCAAATGCATATGTTCCCTGATTTAAGAACTATGGGAACTAGATCAGGTTAGAGTTTCAGTTCATGCATCCACCCAAAGTTGGACTTACATGAGAGTCACACCACTAATCTGCAGATCCCCCACTACCTCTTCTGGGCCATACCTAATGACTATGTAGGGCTAAAGTGGGACATACACATAAGATAGCTGTTGGACTAATGCTACTTGACAACTTTTGTCCCCAGGCAAGATATGTACTTCTCAGATCTTTTCTGGTGTAACGAACAGTGGACATGAATCCAACTAATCAGTTTGGCATTGGGCTAAACCTATTGCGCTGTTCTGttagtcccctggtattcactctTTAACCTATGTACAGGGAGGTAGACTTCGCTGTAGGGAACTAAGCAGGCTGCTACCTCCTAAAGTAGTCCTTTGCGTGGTTGGCAGCTGACCCCCGGGCATCAGAGATACTGGTGCAAAGCACCAAAGGATCAGGCAACTCTCATAGTCAGGGCAGGTGTCACgggtggtgttgcagaaagctggaacttataaataaacatccgactggcttgatcccaaactaaggagcatatgggtgagccctataaaacccctagagctctccctgactgctatgcccatgcaaaggtctttttggtagacgattgcatgcccacgtaactaatactgtgtgacacctaaaaaaccctataatagtgaggggacacgaccaccggctccctgcacttaatacggacggagtcagggtcacctagaatcaagccagcaaagaaacacaaataaTGGAAAAAGACTTATggaagcagtagcagcctccagcagtgaacaactcatccaggaagtagtataaaccgcaaagtgaggcagtatgggagtgaatataaagggagacaattagtgtaaataggtgacagctgggagaaggaaaggagatgacaaagtgaaaccaaaacaaagaacgtcatgcaagaggtagagaagaacgtctaacagaccttctcacagaactggcagtgacagcAGGGAGAGTTTATACATATTTGGGAAACTAATCGAAGGTCAGGACAAGCAGAATGTTGTGCGTCGGTACTCAGACAGAAAGAAAAGGCAGCACACCTTCACTGGTTAACTAGCCAACTAGTAATATAATGCTCAGGCATCCTCCCATTAtggaaggtgccttaaataccctgaGACAGCTTGGACTGGTTGCTTCCAATTGCAGAGCTTCCTAGGGGGATGAGAGGGCAGGGCCTCAGTAtagactacactgctctacaTGAATGGTAATAATGTGATCCTGATtacgatatgccatcatggctgaggagCCTGCCAGGAAAATTCatcaatatgtagtatatgcaaatgTCAGAGCATAATGTGTAGTGAGGCCCTGTCCCCTCACCTTCCTAGGACAGCATCCATGCCCGTCCAGGAGAGTGGGACATTTGTGGGCACGGACCACCACACTAACATATGGTCCTAAGACAAGGTATTTAACATAGGCCCTGACCTGAGTAAAGGGACCTATCCCAGATCTCTGCTGCAGGTATGGTTGCATAGACTGGTTTACTCTGAGACAAAAGTGTTGTGTGGTGTCCTCTATGTTGTCGGAATGAGTTGAGTTTTGGAAATGCTCTTCAAGCTCAGTGCCATGTTTTGTAGCCATTTTAGTTTCTAAAAGTCCTGTATATATCTTTCTCTAGGAACATGGGAATTACGTATTGATCTACAAGATTTTGAAGGTAAAATGGTGTTCGCCAAGTATGCAAGCTTCAAAGTATTGGATGAGTCTGAGAAATACAAATTATTAATTGGAGCCTATCAGGAAGGAACTGCAGGTGAGAGACAATTTGGGCAAAATGTCCTTCACAGAGATTGGTTTAAGTCTCTGTAAAAAATGTTTCTAGTACACTGGCTGAATGGAAGTAGTAGGTCTACAGATGGTCCTGGATGACTCTCCCAAAAAACTGTATACGAGTACACTGTGTATATTAGCTATGTATAATATGCCATTTGGGAAAATGTTAGGGGTAAATTTTGACTTAGTGATATTGGCATTCCACTCTTCTAAGGTGGTGGCCATCTTGCAAAAAGGACAACTGGGTCTGCTGCCACATTGGTTATCACTTTTACAGTACCTTCTCAGCTACAAAGCTCTTATTCGTTAGGGAAAGAAAATCGCCAGGAAAGATCTTGTCCCCTCCTTGTAAGGCATACAGACAGCTAAAGCAGCGCTATGGTAGGAGAACCCTAATTCAGCTTCCTAGACCCCTATAGGACATAGGACAATGATAGAATATTGAGCCCACAATATTATATTTAGTATAGTGAATATGTAATTGTCCggtttaaaaggggttgttctgTTTCAGAAACTGTATTGCTAACAAATACACCATTTCAGGTCATTTCAGGTTCAGATACTCTTTAAAGAGAGACTACCCACAACActttaaaaatagtaaaataattAAGTAAATGTAGTAAGGGAATAAGGATAATAAGGCAAATATATGTCATTTTAAGCAAAATAGGTAAATACAAAGAATTGAATCCACACTTCACCTAGAGTTGTCCTAACTACATCCAGAATGAAGATACTTATCGATTGGGAACAATTTTCTACACAGATACATCTATCTCAATTTTTAACTGAAAAGGTCCAGCTTTTATACTATTTTAACCCCCTAATGGAATGTAGTTAGATTATGCAATCCATGATGGTCACTGTTTGTATCTTGGTTTTCTGTTATTATTTTGTACCTTGGAGTGGCCAATTCTCAGATCCGCAATAAATCAGAATCCCAAGACAAACTATGCTCCATGTGGTCACATTCCTTCTGTACTTGATGGGTGCATGTCGAATTTTGCTGTGGGTCTCTTCTACGTACATCTCTATTTGTATAGAGTGGAATTCTCAGTGGAATAACGTCAACAGACATGAGGATGAAGACCAGTGACTCCTAAAATGTTCTGATATTTGATATGTCTCTGTCATTTTGCAGGAGATTCTATGGGAGATCTTAACAACTATAAATTTAGTACTAAAGATGAAGACAACGACATTCATGAGGGCAGTTGTTCCCTGATGTTTAAAGGCGGCTGGTGGTATAACAATTGTCACAATGCAAACCTTAATGGACTCTACCACCTAGGAGAGCACACATCCTATGCAGATGGCATCAACTGGCTTGCTGCCAGAGGGTACAAATACTCGTACAAGCATGCAGAAATGAAGATTAGGCCTGTTTAGATGGAGGAACAGTCCCAGAAATTTGGGGATTTTCAAATATTTCTTCAAAGATTCTTGTATTGATTTTATAACTGCATTGATGGATGCCAAAGCTCAGTGTGGGGGCCCCTGACTGCATGGGCCTGGTGGGTGAAGGGTTCAGTTTAGCTGGAGAAGGCTAAGTGCATTGGCTGCCTGGTCCTATGTAGGCTTTCCTTCAGCTGGGGTGAAGGAAAAGCTCTAGACCTGTATCTTAATACTGTAACCAATTTGAGGTAGCCCAGCACCAAATGCATATGTCCTCCCCTCCCCATAGTTAGTCCTTGTAAATAGCTCCCTATAGATCTGTCTCTAGGTAGGACTGGGAAGGTGTAGGCATCCTGGGCCCAAAGGCAAAAGCAATGCTGGGCCTCCAATTAATCACCGATGACTCCATATGCCACCATTACTAATGCTGATATcctatatataaaatgtatgtaAATCAATAAATCTATGATATTAACACATTTTCATTGACTGCTTTATTAATATGAGTTTCAGAAACTTCTAATTAAAACAGGATTATGGGCCTCATATATCACAACTGTCTACAGAACGTACCCCACTTACCATgtgtcatttatattttaatttatatttGTCATTTTTATGTGTCAGTGCTCCCCATAAGGAGAGCCCCATCTCCTCCTGTTTATGGGGAAACTCTGATTGTCGCGTAGTATTAGGCCGGGATACACGCCAGAACATGTGCTCATAGATTGTAAATTATACCTAGTTTATTATCTGAGAGGACGGAGTGTATCATATACCAAAGAGAGCATCTCAAGACACCAGATGGGGCATTTAAGCATGAAATGGAAGACATGTAGTCCCTGAAGAAGAACATGCTTTAAAAGGGTTtacccatctcacacattggtggcatatcgctaagatatgccaccaatgtcagaaaggtgcgggtcccacctctgagacctgcacctatttcTAGAATGGGGCCCCAAAATTGAAAGAGGGCGTACTGCGCAAGGGCGGCCACCCTCCATCCAGTTCTATTGGAGTGCTGAAAGTAGCCCAACTCCAGCTTGGCTATTTCGGGAAAACTCATAAAGGTAAATAGAGAGGTGGTCGCGCTTGCGCGGTACGCTCTCagttcacttctatgagagttccAGAAATGGCTGAATTATTTCCGGGACTCCCATagaagaagtgaatggagagcaggcCATGCATGCGCTTTCCCTCTCTTTGACAGTCCCATTTTAGAGATAggtgtcccagaggtgggacccgcacctatctgacattgctgACATATTGTAgccatatgccaccaatgtgtaagatgggccaactcctttaagggggttatcctttgattacatttaaaaaaagataAGACATGATATAGAACATGATAATCTCTCTttaaaaaagctagaaccagctcaggaggtatgtcctttctgctgcagctctctccctatcacagcttagtgggagtgtcttttctgctgcagctctcaccctatcacagcttagtgggagtgtcctttctgctgcagctctctccctatcacagcttagtgggagtgtcttttctgctgcagctctctccctatcacagctcaaaggGTGTATCCTTTTAGCTGCAGCTCTGTCACTGCATCTAATACTATATACtaatggcagttgaaggatggagctGAGCATGTGCAACAAGCTAAAACAGGAAACTAATAGTGGGTGGCGCTATAGCAatgtattttattgaataacttagtatCTCTACTAAATTTCTAATAACTTGTAactcaaaaatattcagatccaggtgctattttgaaaattatagaatactagcagaaggacccggcttcgcacgggtatgtttcatctatttaatttattgtttctgtgtgtcgttaaaagatttcgacattatcccccataacagtgacctttacactaCCccgcccccccttaacagtgaactccacagcccctcaccccttaacactgacccccccacagtgccccgccaccttaaaatgggacctccacagcagcccatccccttaactttgaccttcacagcagtcctcccctttaacagtgagtttcacagcactgcCCCCTTAAGGCCCCTtgaagacgagcgtgtccggattaggtcctgatgcgttgcgtctgcgatcagggaaaattgtgcgagtgcgtatgcaatttcagtcagttttgactgcaattgcgttgcaTTGCTCTATTctatccgcgcgagtgcaatgcgatcggaggggccgtgccccgaccAGTAGGGAAAAGGCCCaaaactgagcgttatccctgagcagcgagatgatgatccccaccctctgctcctcatcaccagaggaatggggaagtaggcgaaaatcgaGTTTGCAAgcatctctaaagcgaacaaaattctcactatccccggagaacgtatccggaagtgatatcttaggctcggaacaaactccatgaacgcaagcaggaccggtcacctgaaactgagacacagttttatggagatctgatacctccagtgaaagaccttgcatgcggtctatCAAGGCTAAaactggatccatgcttaagacggttatggcggtttataatgtcacggatggtgttgcagaaagctggaacttataaataaacatccgactggcttgatcccaaactaaggagcatatgggtgagccctataaaacccctagagttctccctgactgctatgcccatgcaaagatctttatggtagacgattgcatgccctcgtaccttatactatgtgacacctaaaaaccctaaaatagtgaggggacacgaccaccggctccctgcacttaatacggacggagtcaact
The Bufo bufo chromosome 8, aBufBuf1.1, whole genome shotgun sequence genome window above contains:
- the LOC121009276 gene encoding ficolin-2-like, which gives rise to MCVPVLLLLGMVSGLCSSDQSCPEVKVLGIGDTDKLSILRGCPGHPGLQGQKGDVGAPGEKGQTGTVGGPGTVGPPGEKGEKGDKGETEPVYAARNCKEIRYQGAVLSDWYTIYPDGSQPLKVLCDMDTDGGGWIVIQRRWDGSVDFFRTWDAYKKGFGSRLSEFWLGNENIHQITSTGTWELRIDLQDFEGKMVFAKYASFKVLDESEKYKLLIGAYQEGTAGDSMGDLNNYKFSTKDEDNDIHEGSCSLMFKGGWWYNNCHNANLNGLYHLGEHTSYADGINWLAARGYKYSYKHAEMKIRPV